Genomic window (Marinifilum sp. JC120):
TATTCACGAAGACCCCCATAATGGGCAGGGTCAAAAACATGAACCACAATGAAGCCAGTATAGATTTTTTCAAGCCTTCCATATTAAAAATTATCCATTTTTATCATTTTTAATCAGCGGGAGACAGCTCCCGCACCATCAGCCGAGCTGTTACACCTTCTGGATCGGAGCCTTTCCAAGCAACCCGGAAGGCCTGAAGATGAGGATAAGAACCAGCAATGCGAAGGCGAAAACATCTTCGTAGTCACTGGAAACATATCCGGTGCAGAAACTCTCGGTCCAGCCGAGAATAAGACCGCCCAGCATAGCACCGGGAACGGAACCGATTCCGCCGAGAACAGCGGCTGTGAAAGCCTTGATACCAGCGATAAACCCAATAAAAAAGTTGATCTGCCCAATGTGTGAGGCAATAAGCACCCCGCCCACGGCCGCAAGAGCGGAACCGATAACAAAGGTGGCTGAAATAACCTGATCAACATTGATGCCTACGAGCATAGCCATTTTACGGTTCTGAGCCGTGGCGCGCATGGCCTTACCCATTCTGGTAAATTTGATAAAAAGATTAAGAGCAACCATAACCACTGCGGCTACGACAATGATGACAAAGTCAGATGAGCCGACCATGGATTCATACTTCCCGAGAAAATTAAACTCAGGAATCAGGCTGGGGAAGGAAAGAAAGTCTGAAGTCTGGGACAGCATCACGTAGTTCTGAAGAAAAATGGACATACCGATGGCGGAAATGAGCGGAGAAAGTCTCGGCGCACCACGCAACGGGCGGTATGCAATCTTTTCAATAGTATAACCATATGCTGCGGCATAGATTATCGCAGCAATGGAAGCCAGAACGACGATGGAAGCTGCCGGGAACCCGAAACTGGTAAGAATCCCTGCGACAACAAGCCCCACAAATGCCCCGATCATATAGATTTCACCGTGGGCAAAGTTAATCAGTTCAATAATACCGTAAACCATGGTGTAACCGAGGGCGATGAGCGCGTAGATGCTTCCCCTGGTCAGACCACTGAAAAATAATTCCAGAAAATATTCCATTTGGACCCTGCTGAATCAAGAGTCAGGGGACAGACTTAAGGTCTGCCCCCTGAACCGGAATTGCTAAAAAAGGAAGTTTATTTAACTTCCACGTACTGGCCATCTTTAACCTGATACACGGAGAAACCTACGCCGATGGCGTCGCCCTTGGCATCGAACTTAATCTTACCAACGGGAGTTTCAACTTCGTTGTTGCGCAGAGCATCAACGATTTTGTCGTAATCAGTGGACTTGGCGTATTCAATAGCCTTGAGCAGAGCCAGAGCTGCGGAATATGCTTCAAAGTAGAAAGCACCGGGTTCCGCACCGTAGTGGGAATCTTTGTACTGCTTAAGAGCAACAGCATACATGGGGTTACCGGTAATATCCTGAGGACCGGTAGCGTAAACACCTTCAGCTGCTTTGCCAGCGATGTCGATAAAAGTCTGAGCCTTAACACCGTCGTCAGACAGGAAAGGAATGGTCATTTTTTTCTTGCGCATCTGGGAAACGACTTTGGAAGCTTCTGGGTGATAACCACCGAAGATAACGCCGTCAGCACCGGAAGCTTTGATTTTCTGCACAACTGCGGAATAATCTACAGCACCGGGGGTTACGCCTTCGAACAGAACGGGCTCAACACCTTTTTCCTTGAGGTACTTCATAGTATACTCAGCGAAACCTTTACCGTAATCACCTTTATCATGGATGATAGCGGGCTTTTTGAGGCCGAGTTTTTCAACAGCAAACATGGCTGCCAATGCACCCTGAGCGTCATCGGAAGCGATAGTTCTGAAAAAGTTGGGATAGTCGCCGCTTAAGGTCAGCGAGGGGCTGGTTGCGGAGGGAGACATGCAGACCAGATTGGACTCTTTATAGATAGGAAGAGCTGCCTTGGTCGGACCGGAGCAAATGTGGCCGAGAACAACGTTTACCTGATCGGAAAGAAGTTTCATGGCCGCGTTGGTAGCGAATTCAGGTTTGCACTGATCATCCTGAAGAGACAGAACAACCTGTTCACCGTTTACGCCACCGGATTCGTTGATGGCTTTAACCACGAGCTTTGCGGCTTCAACTGTAGGAAGACCGTAGGAAGCGAGATCGCCACTATGAGCACCGGGAACACCGAGAACAATTTTGCCTGCTGAAGCAGAACCGAAACTACTGATGGTCATCATAGCTGCGACCAGCAGTACCAGCAATGAACGTTTCATTATAACACTCCTTGACTGCGTTAATTTGGGCCGTTCAAGCCCGGTTACCGTATTCACCTGCGTAACAACTCGTGCCAATTCGCCACAAGTAAGAAACGTGAATAACCCTATCATGTTATTACAGCTGTTGAAAACAACAGACTGCGACTATTCATTGATTTCCCGCAAGTAATGTCCAGATCCGGCAAGACGGACATATTAAGATTGCGCAAAAACAACTAACCTTCACTATTAACTAGCCAGCATTGAGCAAACTTGTCAATGTTTGGCTACAAATCACGAATAAAGTAAGCCAAATTAACCTGCTCGTAAATAAATAGTCTGTTTTACCCTCTTTTACACCTGTAAGAAAATCAAAAGTTCGAAGTAAACACTCACTACTGCTATTTCGCAAAAATGAAAAGCATATGCAACTCATATACAAAAAAAGGGAACCCGTTTTCACGGATTCCCTATTAAAAGTAATATATAAACAACAATTACTGTTCTGGGTGAGCGTCCTTTTTCAATTCCTCTTCAGCACGTTTTTTCATTTCAGGAGAAGTTTTGGAATTGGCAATGATCTGCTTCAGCTGGGCATCAGCTTCTTCATGCTTATGCAGGTAATACTTCTTAACAATAGCGGCATTAAACCCGGCCATGGAATCGTCCGGATTAATTGCAACAATTTTATCAAACACTGTTGCAGCCTGTTCAAACTGCTCAGCCTGATAGTAGCACATACCAAGTCCCATAAGAGCCGGCACATTTTCCGGCTCCACGCTGACCACCTTCTCGAAGAAAGTCTGCGCACGGCCATAGGCCCGGATCATCATAAAGGAATTAGCGAGTTCGAGCTGGATTTCCAAATTATCCGGCTCCTTACCCATCTGTTCCATAAGTTCACGAACATGCTTCATGGCATCTTCGCTCATACCTTCGCCCATGCCGCCGGGCATACCGCCGCCTTTACTCTGCTGCTGGAACTCAACCTTGTTGCCGGGATGGCTCATCCGGTAAGTAAGCGAAGAAGCAAACAGTGCAACAAGCCCAAGACCAAGCAGCCAGACAACAGCTTTCTGCCCGCCGATGAGGGTAAAATCCTTGAGTGATTTACTTGTCATTATCGAGCATCTCCATCTGCCTGATACGGCGATCCATTGATGCTCCCTTGGCCGCGATAAAAGCCAGATAACCGGCAATCACGGTCCACACAGCGATATTAGCAATCAGAAGGTAAGTTTCACTATTCATTATATATACTCCTGAATTTATTTTATTCTTGATCCCAAACCATGCGGGCATCTAATTTGCCCGAAAGTCTGACCTGACGATAACGTACCGCCAGCAAGACCAGCCAGAACAGACCGAATGCCGCCAGATTGACCATCAACGTAGTCAACATTTCAGGCTCCATTCCGCCGCCCTTTGCACCGAGGACATTGGGATGCACACTTCTCCAGAGTCGCGCAGAGTAAAAAACGAGAGGGACATCTACAAATGCGACAACTCCGAGAACCGCACAGACAAGTGAACGACGTTCAGCCGACATGGGAGAAGTCCTGAGCACGAGATACGCAGCGTAAACAAACCACATAATTAATGTAGTGGTCAGCCGCGGGTCCCAAGTCCACCAGACATTCCATGCCGCCCTGCCCCAAAGGGAACCGGTGACAAGAGCCAGTCCGCTGAAGATCACACCGATCTCAGCAGCAACTCCGGCAATATAATCAAACTTGATATCACGTTTCAGCAAATACGCCGCACTGGCAACAAAAACCACGAAAAAACTAATCATGGCCCAAGCCGCCATTGGCATGTGGATATAGAAAATCTTCTGAACCAGCCCCATGGTCATCTCAACGGGGGCATACATCCAGATAAGATATTGTCCGGCACAAAGTGCTATACCGGCCAGTAGTGCCGCGATTGCAAGATTCATTTACAAGCTCCGTAATAGCTATATTTAACGGCCAGCCTATTGCTCGCCGCTGTACACAAAAGGAAAAAGGATCAGGCCTGCACCACTGAACAGGGCCGAGGCGGCAACAATAATGCCCATCCACGAATCCTGATCCATGATATTAACCCCGGAGAACACCGAAGTCATCAATTGTATGGCTCCCAGTAGGATGGGCAGCAGCAAAGGGAAAAGAATCACTGAAAGCAGAGATTCCCGCGCAGCCTGTCCTTGAGATATTGCACCGAGCAATGCCCCAAGGGCGACCAGCCCCCAATCAGCAGCCAGCAGGGTCGCAGCAAAAATTGCAAACGATCCTTTCATATCCTGACCGAGAAATACAATTGTGGCCGGGAGAAACACAAGCTGCGAACAAAGCAGCAGCCCGAACCCGGCAAGACCTTTACCAAACCAAACAGCGTGTAATGGAACTGGTGATGACAGCAGCCCCAAACGCGCTTCGTTTGATTCTTCCATTGAAAACAAAGTGTTGAAAACCAAAACCAGTCCGAAGGATGACGCGAGCCAAAAAATGGCTGAAGCCGCCTGCGGCTCAACCAGCTGCCCTGCCGGACGCGATAAGCTGAACACGAAGATCAGCAGCAATCCCAGCAAAACAGCCTGAGTCAGTCCCTGCCCTCCACCGATGGAAAGGCGCAAATCCTTAGCCGCTATGGTCAGTCCGCGCTTAAGCATTCTCCCCTCCCAATACGGTTTCAGGGTCGAATTCAGCAGCGGAACCAAGATAGGCCATCCTGCGCCCGGCGAGTCCAAGGACCCGGTCGGCAAGGGAGGTGTCGTGATTAACATCATGACTGATCCAGACAATGGCAGTGCCACGGTCACGCATGGCCACAACTTCCTCACGCAAAAGCGTAAGCGAAGCCTGATCAAGCCCTGTTCCCGGCTCATCCAGAAAAAGAAGCTCCGGATTAACAAGGAAAACACGGGCCAGATTCAAACGCTGGGCCATACCTCTTGAATACGAACCGGCCTGTTCTTCGGCAGCTCTCTCCAACTCCACCCTTTTGAGTAAAGCCATAAGCTCCTCACGGGAAGGGGAAAGACCATACATGGAGGCCCAGAATGAAAGGTTCGCCAGCCCGCTGAGGCGCGGATAAATAAAGGTGGAATGTCCGAGATACGCGGTCTTTTCCGGCTCAGTCAAAATCTCCGCATCCCCGGCTGAAGGCCGAGAAAGACCGGACATGATCTTGAGCAAAGTTGTTTTACCGGCACCGTTACGCCCTACCACGAGAAGAATCTCCCCGCGCAGTACATCGCAACTGACATCCTTGAAGATCAACCTTGTCCCGAAGAACTTGGCCGCCTTACGAACCTTAAGAGCTATTCTTTCATTCTCAGCCACGGAATCCGCCTAAGTCAGTTTCGGTTTTCTGAAAGCCATGAATCCAAAGAGGCACATCAAAGTACCACCGATCCACATCCAGTTAATAAGCGGGTTAAGACTCATCTTAAGCGTCGCATTACCTTCAGCATCCACGCTCAGCAAAGTAGCGTATATTTCGCTGCCGAGACTGGGAATAACCGAAACTTCAGCAAAAGGCTGATCAAAGTTACGATAAAGTCTGCGTTCAGGCGCGAGCAGACCGACAGGCTTGCCGTTCTGGGTAACTTCCACGATTGCGGCGATATGCGCCATTTCGGGAGTCTGGCCTTCGGTCAGTTTTTTAAAAGTCATTGTGTAGGTGCCGAGCTGAACACTTTCGCCCTGCTTCACTACATATTCATGTTCAACCTTGTTCGGACCGGACCATGCCACACCGAGGAATACAAGAGCCACACCGAAATGCAGTCCGTAAACACCGATCATGGAGCGAACTTTGCGCAACTGGGGGATAAAAGCAAAAACGCCGAGAATCCCGACCAGAGAAGCAATTGACGCCGCACTGGTGATCAAACCGAGAGGATTATGCAAGCCGCAAGCATAACTGATAGCACCGCCGCCGATAAAGGCACCGCCCACCAGATACAGACCACGCTTATCAAAAATACCCTCTTTCCAGTTGAACCACGGACAGACCGTAAAAATAAGAATTATCAAGCTGAACAAAGGCAGGCAGACACGGTTGTAAAAACCAGCGTCAAGCCCGATTGGATTCGCGCTCCACATCTTGCTGATCACCGGCCACATGGTTCCCAGACCGACCACAAGGCCGAGACCGAGAAAAGCCCATGCCGCAATAACAAGCATGCCCTGTCTGCTGTTCAAACCGGAAAGAGTTCTGGAATCAGGACGAGGCCCGGCCACAAGAACAAACACGATCATAGCAAGAAAGGAAAGCTGGAAAAGTAGCAAAGGAAGTGCCACACCATTTTCACCATAGGCATGCAGGGACTGCACTACACCGGAACGTACCAGATAGGTAGCAAAGATGCAGAGCAGCAGCGTCAGACTCATAAGAAAGACATTAGTCCTATGAAGTGCCTTGCGCTTAATCTGGATGATAGCAGTATGCATGAAAGCGGAAGCACTAAGCCACGGAATGAGGGAAGCATTTTCCACGGGGTCCCATGCCCAGTAACCGCCCCAGCCGAGTTCCATGTAGGACCACCAGCAACCGAGGACGATTCCGGCAGTCAGGAAAATCCAGGCCAGAATGTTCCAGTTACGTGAAAAGGCAACCCATGATTTAACTTCGCCGGCAAGGTACGCTGCAAGAGCAAGGGCCGCAGTACTTGTAAAACCTGCATAGCCGAGGAAAAGCAGCGGCGGATGAAAAATCATTCCGGGGTTACGCAGCAACGGGTTCATGCCCCGTCCGTCCGCAGGTGTTGGCACCAGTTCCATAAAAGGATTAGACCAGCTGGTTAAGAGGAGCAGGAAAAAGGCCTGCACCACCATATAAAACAGCCAGTAATAAAGTCTTGTTTTTTCTGAAAATTCCTTAAAGAGAGGAAGTTTCGCAAAAATAACTCCCATAACAGCAATAGACAGCATCCAAAAGAGCAGAGAACCGTCGGCCCCGGCCCAGAATGCTGTAAGCGTATAAAAGATGGGAAGTGTATTATCTACATACTCGTAGATGTATTTAAATGAATAATCCCTGTTGATAAGGGCAACAGTAAGGATAAAGCTGGCACCTACGACCAGACCGGCGATTGCAATATTCGCCTTGTCAATCAGTTCCAGCACACTGCGTTTGCCCGTAAGTAGGGCCAAGCATGCATAAGCACCTGCCCCCAACGCCACAAGCAGGGCGATGAGAAGCAACAGGTTGGCAAAAAGCTGCATATTATATTTACTCCATTACGGATAAAATCTTTATGAAAACGGAAGCCCCGGCACTAGACCGAAGCACGACCGACAGGATCAACCCTCGCGGTTTTCCTTCTCGTATTTGGAAGGACACTTGGTAATCAGGGAGGTGGCTTTAAACAGCTTATTGCCGCCGACAAAAGTCCCTTCCACGATCACCTCGACCCCTTCTTTAAAGGTATCGGGAACTGCGCCGCTGTAGTCAACGCGGATAGTCTGTGAGCCTGCCTCTTGATCGGAAAGATCAAAAGAAACACCCAATCCACCGGCTTTAGACTCAATGTTCTGAGGCGCAACTTTACCAAAAAGCCTTGCTTGTCCCAGCTCGGCTTCATCCATGGCAACTGCCTCTGATACGTTGAGAAAATACACGCTATCCTGTGAAATACCTGAATATATCAGATATCCCAGCCCTCCGAGAAAAAGGATCAAGGCAGCAAAATATACGCCTTTTCCGCCTTTTTTGGCCATTCTCGTACTCCGTTTTATTTCGAAACGTCAGCGGAAGCATCTTCCTTACTGACGACCAGTTCTTTTCGTCTCCTGCGGGCAAGTTCTCGCATATCAACGACCTGATCGGTCTCGTCCACGATCTCGCTCCCGAGGATTTCTTCCATTACATCTTCAAGGGTAACAACCCCTGACATTCCACCGTACTCGTCAAGCACAACAAAAAGGTGCATGCGACTTTCGAGGAATTTAACCAACAGCTTATCAAGGGTTATGTTTTCCAGCGCAAAACGGACCGGATTCATCAACTCTGAAAGCTTTACATCATCATGGTCATCCGCAAGCGCTTCAAAAACAGAACGCCTGTAAATAACCCCGACAATGTCTTCAGGATCATCTCCTTCGTAAACAGGAATACGGCTGTGAGGCCATGCGCTGTATTTGACA
Coding sequences:
- a CDS encoding heme lyase CcmF/NrfE family subunit — translated: MQLFANLLLLIALLVALGAGAYACLALLTGKRSVLELIDKANIAIAGLVVGASFILTVALINRDYSFKYIYEYVDNTLPIFYTLTAFWAGADGSLLFWMLSIAVMGVIFAKLPLFKEFSEKTRLYYWLFYMVVQAFFLLLLTSWSNPFMELVPTPADGRGMNPLLRNPGMIFHPPLLFLGYAGFTSTAALALAAYLAGEVKSWVAFSRNWNILAWIFLTAGIVLGCWWSYMELGWGGYWAWDPVENASLIPWLSASAFMHTAIIQIKRKALHRTNVFLMSLTLLLCIFATYLVRSGVVQSLHAYGENGVALPLLLFQLSFLAMIVFVLVAGPRPDSRTLSGLNSRQGMLVIAAWAFLGLGLVVGLGTMWPVISKMWSANPIGLDAGFYNRVCLPLFSLIILIFTVCPWFNWKEGIFDKRGLYLVGGAFIGGGAISYACGLHNPLGLITSAASIASLVGILGVFAFIPQLRKVRSMIGVYGLHFGVALVFLGVAWSGPNKVEHEYVVKQGESVQLGTYTMTFKKLTEGQTPEMAHIAAIVEVTQNGKPVGLLAPERRLYRNFDQPFAEVSVIPSLGSEIYATLLSVDAEGNATLKMSLNPLINWMWIGGTLMCLFGFMAFRKPKLT
- a CDS encoding cytochrome c maturation protein CcmE → MAKKGGKGVYFAALILFLGGLGYLIYSGISQDSVYFLNVSEAVAMDEAELGQARLFGKVAPQNIESKAGGLGVSFDLSDQEAGSQTIRVDYSGAVPDTFKEGVEVIVEGTFVGGNKLFKATSLITKCPSKYEKENREG
- a CDS encoding heme ABC transporter permease CcmB yields the protein MLKRGLTIAAKDLRLSIGGGQGLTQAVLLGLLLIFVFSLSRPAGQLVEPQAASAIFWLASSFGLVLVFNTLFSMEESNEARLGLLSSPVPLHAVWFGKGLAGFGLLLCSQLVFLPATIVFLGQDMKGSFAIFAATLLAADWGLVALGALLGAISQGQAARESLLSVILFPLLLPILLGAIQLMTSVFSGVNIMDQDSWMGIIVAASALFSGAGLILFPFVYSGEQ
- a CDS encoding branched-chain amino acid ABC transporter permease LivH (LivHMGF is the membrane component of the LIV-I/LS branched-chain amino acid transporter), with product MEYFLELFFSGLTRGSIYALIALGYTMVYGIIELINFAHGEIYMIGAFVGLVVAGILTSFGFPAASIVVLASIAAIIYAAAYGYTIEKIAYRPLRGAPRLSPLISAIGMSIFLQNYVMLSQTSDFLSFPSLIPEFNFLGKYESMVGSSDFVIIVVAAVVMVALNLFIKFTRMGKAMRATAQNRKMAMLVGINVDQVISATFVIGSALAAVGGVLIASHIGQINFFIGFIAGIKAFTAAVLGGIGSVPGAMLGGLILGWTESFCTGYVSSDYEDVFAFALLVLILIFRPSGLLGKAPIQKV
- a CDS encoding ABC transporter ATP-binding protein, with protein sequence MAENERIALKVRKAAKFFGTRLIFKDVSCDVLRGEILLVVGRNGAGKTTLLKIMSGLSRPSAGDAEILTEPEKTAYLGHSTFIYPRLSGLANLSFWASMYGLSPSREELMALLKRVELERAAEEQAGSYSRGMAQRLNLARVFLVNPELLFLDEPGTGLDQASLTLLREEVVAMRDRGTAIVWISHDVNHDTSLADRVLGLAGRRMAYLGSAAEFDPETVLGGENA
- a CDS encoding CcmD family protein, giving the protein MNSETYLLIANIAVWTVIAGYLAFIAAKGASMDRRIRQMEMLDNDK
- a CDS encoding cytochrome C biogenesis protein CcmC, translated to MNLAIAALLAGIALCAGQYLIWMYAPVEMTMGLVQKIFYIHMPMAAWAMISFFVVFVASAAYLLKRDIKFDYIAGVAAEIGVIFSGLALVTGSLWGRAAWNVWWTWDPRLTTTLIMWFVYAAYLVLRTSPMSAERRSLVCAVLGVVAFVDVPLVFYSARLWRSVHPNVLGAKGGGMEPEMLTTLMVNLAAFGLFWLVLLAVRYRQVRLSGKLDARMVWDQE
- a CDS encoding tetratricopeptide repeat protein, coding for MTSKSLKDFTLIGGQKAVVWLLGLGLVALFASSLTYRMSHPGNKVEFQQQSKGGGMPGGMGEGMSEDAMKHVRELMEQMGKEPDNLEIQLELANSFMMIRAYGRAQTFFEKVVSVEPENVPALMGLGMCYYQAEQFEQAATVFDKIVAINPDDSMAGFNAAIVKKYYLHKHEEADAQLKQIIANSKTSPEMKKRAEEELKKDAHPEQ
- a CDS encoding branched-chain amino acid ABC transporter substrate-binding protein, translated to MKRSLLVLLVAAMMTISSFGSASAGKIVLGVPGAHSGDLASYGLPTVEAAKLVVKAINESGGVNGEQVVLSLQDDQCKPEFATNAAMKLLSDQVNVVLGHICSGPTKAALPIYKESNLVCMSPSATSPSLTLSGDYPNFFRTIASDDAQGALAAMFAVEKLGLKKPAIIHDKGDYGKGFAEYTMKYLKEKGVEPVLFEGVTPGAVDYSAVVQKIKASGADGVIFGGYHPEASKVVSQMRKKKMTIPFLSDDGVKAQTFIDIAGKAAEGVYATGPQDITGNPMYAVALKQYKDSHYGAEPGAFYFEAYSAALALLKAIEYAKSTDYDKIVDALRNNEVETPVGKIKFDAKGDAIGVGFSVYQVKDGQYVEVK